ctttttcaaagtaactatgccaacactgttagaactaaactaaaaaagctaaaacaaaccTATTTTGGTCGAAAGGTTTTTGAAAGGTTTCATCATTTTGCAACGTAATGATTAACAGTACCAAGTACTGGTTCCCACCTGAAACTATTTTGCCAATTGCCCataatgaaagagaaaacaactaAATTCCACGTAACGACATTTTAAATCTAAGGAAAAGTTTGCTAGAAATAAATAGAACGCTCAAGAAACTTCTGACTATGTCACGTGGTACACAGTCACGTGACAATACGTCATGTCCCAAAACAGCTGCAGTCTGCTTTAGTTAGAGCAAcggttgttgttattgtttgtaGCGCCAACATACTGCTATCCTGAATCATATTTCCACTTTTACTCCCTTGGCTTTTCGGGTTGCTATTTATATCTCATATAGTCGTGGCTGACAGCTGACTATAAAGAGGCAAAACTGTGTGGGATTCCTCAAACATAGCTAGCATAGGCTAGCACTTCCAACGGACGGGCACGGTACTCTTGAGAGCTGCTTTTGCAGTTATGGCGTGGATGGGACACGGAGCTCCGTTTCATACAAACGATAAGCAGAATGGCGACCAAAATTGGCCAGCGAGGGCTTTAACTGGTGTCCATCCCAGCCAACAggtaatggacttttaatgctaATTATTAGCTGATGTGTTAGCATTCAATCTTATTTCCCACACGCTAAATACCAATTTTACATTAAGAAGTAGGTTTTTCTGTGACGTTTAGTGGTCTGAATTATTTCAGTAAGCGTTTACAGCACTTAACAGAGcttattttctgtgttgtaGGAGTAGCTAACCTAAATCAAAGACAGCGTTGTCTAAAAAACGTGTGCTGTACTTCACTGTAATATTTCTCTAAAAGTTCACATGACAATAGAAAACGTGACAAGCAGACGAAATACATTATTAGTGAAAATTTCTCAAACTTCTCCATCTCTGATCCATCCACATCCCAAATCATGAGCACATCTCTGTGGTATGACAGCTGCagtctataataataataataataataaagctctGTTTGGTGGCATAAAGTGATTAAAACAATCCAAAGGCTTACTTCAGTGCTAAATATTAGTGAGACAGcagagcttttatttattttttgctctttcattCTATATTTGTATCCATCTCACTTTTCTCTGTTCTGCATATAGATGGCCCATTATTAGAGATGCACGAACAAATTGCCCAAAGGTTGGAATTAGATCTGGATCAGCGATTGGCTGGTTAAACATGGCAAAAATCAGGTTTTTCTTCCCAACTATTTGTTAAAGGCgtcaaagctaaaaaaaaaaaaaaaaaaaaaactccaatttGGGTCTTCTAACACATTAACTAAGAGCTTATATGTTGATGAACTTATTTAATGTCTGGCAATGAAATAAAGcgatataaaatattacaagttAAGGCTTAAGATGCACCTTTTCTCTGTGAACTTCATGAAAGATTAGTTACTGCATCTGCTTAAGAACTGTCTTGAAGTAGAATAAAATGTAAGTTCTCCCGTGTTGACATCTCTCTAGTCACCGTCGTCCCATCTTTGTGATTGCCCCATGGCGTCACTCTGCCAGAGCCAGCAGCGCTGTGTGAAAGCCTCGATCGTTTCTAGCTGGCAGCTGGCTGAAGCGCAGGATCAGATGGGCTCTTTGGGGGTCCACAGCTCTGAGTCCATGGAACAGGAGCGAGCTCGGACCCTTGTCTGCCCGACTGAACTCACAAACACAGAGGAGGAGTGGCGCCGCAAGGAGAGCATGCTGGCAGGCCCAGAACCCAGTCGCAGTCCCATCCTCGGTGCCACTGGAAGTTGGGACGTTTTTGATAAGGTGtatcttaaagaaaaaacaattcatACTGTTGGaaatataattaatttctcCTGTCTGCTTTTTTATGTGTTGgtataatcattttttttattgcttttagaGTATTATTAATTTGCACCAATCGCCTGTGGAAATGGATCAGGACACCTgcaaaacatttctccaaaaataTGAACAAGAGCTCAGGCATTTTGGTAAGTGAGGCACTCACTACTAAACTTTTAGTTTTCAAGTAAAGGATACATCCCTTTCTTTTTACTTGTGCAGGCTAATCAAGGTTCCAGACaaggacagtttttttttctaaatttgctaTTATTCTTTTCTGCATATTAAAAATGTCTAGACCATCTAATTTtccaaatttgtgttttcagtctTCAAGTCTTGATAAAACATGACTTTCCTGTCTCAGGTATGTTACGGAGATGGGACGACAGCCAGCGATTCCTCTCACACATGCCGCAGCTCATCTGTGAGGAAACGGCTAATTTCTTAGTCCTGTGGTGCATTCGACTACAGCAAGAAGGGGTAATATGATGAAGGTGTTATTTTgacatcacagaaaaaaacccagaaaaacttcaaaagtcCTGCAGAACTCATTTAGGCTGATGTTCATGATTCAACAGTTATAAAGAGACTAAGCAAAAAGATGCCAAGGTGATATTTTGCTTTACACAACAGCGTCTTAAGCTCCTCTCTTATAACCATCTGAAACTTCCCTGAGATTTTCATCATTGTCGTTTCCAAGCAGGAGGCAATTgcatactgaaataaaaaaattttttgacgTTGTTTACAGTTCAGGAGGTCAAATGTGTATTAAACATAGACCTCTTAATGCTTATTCTGTGTTTGGTCTTGCAGAAAGAAGCCCTGATGGAGCAGGTGGCGCATCAAGCCGTGGTTATGCAGTTTATCTTAGAAATGGCCTCAAATTCTCAACAGGACCCTCGAGGCTGCTTCCGGCAATTCTTTCACAAAGCGAAAGTAATCCACAGATAGTTTATATATTGTGTAATGTATCTATATCTGCTATCTTTATACTGCAGCTATGACCCAAGGctttataaacaaatattttacatgttgctTTGCAGGAGGGACAGGACGTCTACCTTGAAGTCTTCCGAGCAGAACTTGACGCCTTCAAACAGAGAGTTGAAGAATATGCAGCGAAATGTAGAAATGACGCTTTGAATGTTGATCATCAGAGCTTCGACACAAACTGTAGACCTAACACCAAAGTAACAACAGACTTTATATCACAGGTGAACATTGCTGCGTTCTCAGGCATCACTAAATCTTGTGACTCCTTGTGGTTACCCTGTTCAACTGATAGATGGCACTAAAAAGCAGTTGTTTTAAAGTCGGTACAAGTGTTGCCAAAAATTTCCAAtttaaaagaatacatttttagaacATTGGTTATAACATTGTTAAAAAATGCTCAGCACATGTTCAGTTTAGTGCATTTGGCTGCAGATCTTTGCAGAAGTTCAGTCTGTCTTTTAATAACTTCTCTCTGAAAAACTTCTCATACTAAAGTTTCTCCTATCTGTCTAAGCCTcaataaatcagacatttttgtgTTATGAGGTTATTTAAAATTAGACTTACAACTATAAATggaatgaatatgttttgagcTACAAATACTGCATatataagcaaaataaaaatatattaatgcaCATTTTAGTCAAACCTGAAAGATAAAATAACAGTACCATCATCCTAGACAATATGCAATACttcatgtttcatattttatattaccTATGATAAAAAGGGGGGATACTTTCTGTTAAGTTGTAGTGTATtaactaatatttttatgaatgctGCTTTTACTCCTGCAAGTGTTGGGCAATGTACACACAACACATTGTCATGgggaaaaagaaagtacaccctcttTCATGTCTagagttttgtgtttcagtggagtctcagtgtcattatttactgaacaAAGAAGAATGCAGTGCAACTCAGCTTTGGTTTCATCTTTGCAAAGGAGACTCTCCTAGAAACCTTTGGCTTTTTTGAGCTGAAAGTTTGTGTTGCTACGttattatttttagacaaaaaaagataatgCTCTTGCCATCTTTTCCAACCAAACAACATTCaccatttttcatattttggtcACTTTAGCATGCAAACTCAGATCTGTGATATAGCTGTGGGTACGATATTTAATTTCTCAGATAATAGGTACTCTAATTTGGAATTGAATATGCTGGGATTTCAAATGTGTTCACATCAgagtctgggttttttttttgtgtatttgtagttgaattttaataattttttagcTTGAAcgaaaaaacaatgtaaatgaaGGAaggcatttttttctcctttgtgcTACAAGTCAaggtgtatttaaaaatgtatacattacATATTATTAGATTTTCCTGTAGTCTTTTTGTATCACTTAAATATCTCAGTGGACTTATTTCacctatttctttttaaattatataaaaaacaaacaaaaaaaacacattttcaacaaaactcTGTGAAAGTTAGAGGAGGCATCTCCTCTAACTCAGTTATTGAGGAGCTGCTCtcagtttttgttgaaaatattgcataatgtggaaataaaagaaCCTATTTGTCGTggaatttttaacatttagacAGTTTCCTTTGGTACATCTCCAGATAACCAATAATAAGCTAGTTCTCCACGTTCTATTCAGCGAAccttttcattgttgttttgaaaaggtttttgtaaGCAAAGTAGAGAAAGGGGGCCACATTCCCTGCTGCTGGCCCCACAGCTTGATTAGCAGCCAAACATTTACTCCATAATAGAAAATCCTGTTTCTCAAGATGGTTGAGCTTATTGAAGTTGAAGCTGGTCCTGCTTTTGGattgcagtgtttttatttctttattgtgtcTCACATGGCACTATTTTTAGCCTTTTCTGgttgtgtaaaatatatttcaaagcCAAATTTGTTGGCTTCAGCCTATgcaatatttacataatttattgtttcagcaatttattcctttttcttGCCTTTGACTTCTAGGAGGATCCTGAATTCAAGATGAAGCACTGTTTAGAGGCTGGACTGTGgacaaatacaggaaaatggACAAAGGACGACActacagaaacagaagacatccGGATGATGGAGATATAAGGACTGTTGCCTCAACTCCTGCTTTCCTCCCATTTCACACGTCGGTCCACATAGGAACAATCTTGAGTTTGTGAGCCTTCATCCAGCCCAGCAGGCTGAAACGGCATTACAGAGCTGGAATAAATGGAGACATGATCATCCTTTGTGTTGCCTCTTTCAGCGTAACCAAGAGGAAGTTCTGTTTTGCTCAtggtaaacatttttttaacatttcatttgcATTTGGCTACTGCTGCAGAGTGTCCTGCTAGCCAATAAATGCTTATGCTACGCGGTAGTGTAACCTCCTCTTTTTCCTTACGATGAAACTGATCTTTTGCCGttcttaaaacacaaagaattcAAAAAGTACAGAGAACaattattgtgaaaatttaagaaaacaatatcTGAAAAATCAGGAGCTTTGTGATTTGCTAAGCTGGATCAGAAATGTGATTGGCTGTTGATTATGTGAAGGGGGAAAATGCTTTGAATCAAGTTTATTATCAGCCTGTTTGTAGACAAATCTGTATGTGTAAGAGTTTCCCAGCTACATGTACCTTATTGGTATACACACCATCATGTTATGTGTTACAAAATCATGTGCAGTGCAGGCCTTACTTCTCCAATTTACTCCTCTGAacaatctggatttttttttttttttttttttttttgccttagcCTCACCTACACGGAGCagttaaaatgaacatgtcaaATGAAGCAGTTGTTTGTTGTAATgagcagaggaaaaataaataatgtggtTGCAGTTTTTGCTATTTATCTTCTCTAATCTCCACAACTGTTTTGATCAGCTTTTCTCCCACTCTCACTGCTGATCTCTCAGGCAAAGCTGCTGCAGTCAGTCTGGACTGTTACATTGATGTACCAAAACCagtaaagaaacatttcaagatAGAAACCTTTCTGATTTTGCCACCAAGAGTCACCTGTTTTATAGCTTGTGTGATTTTATGATATTTAAGACTTATAATTGAGACGATAGAATGATGTTAGCCATCAGTGgctttaaattgttgttttgaacaCTTGTGCCGTGCTAACAAGCAAGTGAACAGCTGAACAGCTGATGCACTTTAGGGATTACTGCAAGTAACTCCCTCTCAAAACGTATCCCAACATGTTGTCCAGAATGGTTTAGAGTCTAAACCCTATTAACTATTAATAAAcggaattttaacattttacacttAAAAAGTACAACATAtggcatatttttaatttacagcaTTCTTTACAGATGACCGCATGCTGAGTCAAATGggataaatatttaacaacacttaaaaaaatatgttatgatATATTCTCAATTGAATTACAGTGTAAACCTGAATTGGACCTCTTACATGCATGAATCTGTCCTGATGGCCCCTCAGCACCACTCAATTATTTGCAGACTTTCACAGGTTTCCTTTCAGGAGTTTtctgcatttagctccatcaatcttaaaatattttttcaatttttttctgaatgtacTTTTACTTAGTTTTCCatttattctgaattattttgtttttggagtgATGAATTAAGCCTGATTTTAGTTTGGGTTGTTGCTTAAACTCTTTCAGCTCTCAGGTTTCATCAGATTACAGGTACCCTTTAGTTTATAATAAAGctcagcagttaaaaaaaataaaattaatcagcTTACTTGTgtaatatacaaaaaataaccATGTTAAATCTCAAAGGTGTaaacagatttacagattttaacAGGCGGTATCCAGATAATGTTTGGAAGGAGATGAAAGCAAATTCTTCTTTCTGGAGTAATAGTTGTTCTAATTGGGATTTTACCTGACATTGGCCAGCTGTACCTGAAACCAAGACTCAAGCATAAGTGTTTAGTGTGAGTTTAGCTTTAAACaggaaatctgtaaaaaaaaaaaaaataaaataaaaataaagcatcagCACTAAGTGGAAAAGTGCTGATCTAAAAgattgtatgtgtgtgtgtgtgtgtaactgtaactatttaattaaacatattttcagatgaaaaacacTTTTAGGCAATTCATATAACTTTGCATCattgtatgatttattttttaacttctgtTTCCCCAGCCAAGCTGAACAAATGCAGACATTACATTGGTTGTTACAAACTTCCATTTTAAGCATGTCACCAATCGTCTACATTTTCTCATCGCTGTGGAGCTTTTACCTCAATAATGGgctcctgtttttctgttcccATGGTAACAATTTTTATGATCTTAACAAGACTgcataaaacaatgtaaaaatctgCTGAGCAGCACCATCAGTG
The sequence above is a segment of the Gambusia affinis linkage group LG17, SWU_Gaff_1.0, whole genome shotgun sequence genome. Coding sequences within it:
- the cdc37l1 gene encoding hsp90 co-chaperone Cdc37-like 1, which gives rise to MAWMGHGAPFHTNDKQNGDQNWPARALTGVHPSQQSPSSHLCDCPMASLCQSQQRCVKASIVSSWQLAEAQDQMGSLGVHSSESMEQERARTLVCPTELTNTEEEWRRKESMLAGPEPSRSPILGATGSWDVFDKSIINLHQSPVEMDQDTCKTFLQKYEQELRHFGMLRRWDDSQRFLSHMPQLICEETANFLVLWCIRLQQEGKEALMEQVAHQAVVMQFILEMASNSQQDPRGCFRQFFHKAKEGQDVYLEVFRAELDAFKQRVEEYAAKCRNDALNVDHQSFDTNCRPNTKVTTDFISQEDPEFKMKHCLEAGLWTNTGKWTKDDTTETEDIRMMEI